The Phocoena sinus isolate mPhoSin1 chromosome 8, mPhoSin1.pri, whole genome shotgun sequence nucleotide sequence AAGGTAATAATACATCACGATCAAGATAAGTTTACCCCAGGAATATAAGACCAGcttaacattagaaaatctaaTGTTATTCACTGCATTACcatttaaaagggggaaaaaaacatcatttcagtagatgcggaaattttagaatatatttcaaaCCCATTCAACATAAGTAAAGCTCATTATCAACTAGAAACAACAGGAAACTTACAGCTTGTTAAAAAATACGTACCAAACCCAAAACGTACAACAGATACCACATATAATGGTGAAATGTTTGAAGCATTCCCTTTGAAATCATAATTTAGACAGAGTTGTCACTTTCAATATCTTACTGGTGGTCCTAGgcagcagagaaagacaagtttttgttttgtcttgcaAATTATATGATTGTCTTTATAGAAACCCAACAAAGTCTATAGTCTTATAGAATAAATAATTCAGTAGTTTGCTTATATTAAATCaatatgggggacttccctggtggtccagtggttaagactccacgctcccaatgcaacGGGCCcggggttcaacccctggttggggaactagatcccacatgcatgtcgcaactaagagttcgcatgccgcaactaaaaaaaaaaagatcccgcatgccgcaactgacaCCCGGTGcacgtaatgagaagcccacgcaccgcaacgaagagcagccctcaCTCAACGTAACTAgcgaaagcccgcgcgcagcaacgaagacccaacgcagccaaaaacaaataaataaatttataaaaaaaaaaaagacccagtgcagccaaaataaatgaatgaataaataaattaaaatatttttttaaaaaatccttttacaGTAGCAACAGAAAATATGACATACTAAGGAATAAATCTCATAAAAATGTGACTGACCAATATGGAAAAgatttataaagtttttattgaaatacatttaaagaCATGAATAAATGGAGACATGCCATTTTTATTAGGAGAAAGATTCAATATAATTAAAACATCTATCCTTTCCAAATTAATCTCTCAACTCAATGTaagtccaataaaaatattaactggcCTTTTCCTGGAATCTGACAAACTGAATAAACAATTTACATGAAAGAGTAAAGGAACAGGAAGGGTGGAAGTGATTTTCATGATTAAGAGGAATGGGAAGAGCTGACTATTAAGTTATCCAGGTTTACTAACAACAATAGTACATAAGCCACGGTGCCACTGACACAGGGATACATCAACAaagggaggaggctggagaacCCAGGAGCAGACCCTCACGTATGACAACGTATAACAGCAGTGACATCAcaatcagtggggaaaggatggaCTAGTCAGTAAATAATGgctattcaaataaaaaaaaaaaaagtatctctaACTTATAAACcaagagctacaaaaacaaacccaaacgaAACATCcaggtggattaaagacctaaatgtgaaataCTTCCAGAAGAAACTACAGGAGTAGGGAAGATTTcctaaagaagacacaaaaagcacagaCTACAAAGTAATAGATAAAagttttcacattaaaaaataaagcttctgTTCTTTAAAAGATACTGTTATATggtggtcatttttttttaaaacttctaataaTTTAGAGAGACatacttaaatatttagaataaaataatacctgCGATTTGCTTCAAAATGATCTTCGGGTGACTAATGGGTAAGGTTATTATTAATAAAAGCTTATCTCTGAGTTGGTAATTGTTGAAAGTGGGTGATAGGTATATGGGGGTTCATCaaacttcctccttccttttagtgtatgatatatatatttttttataaaaaaggcaaaaggaaaaaaagaatgttatgaCAATGGGATACCAGTGTTCATCCACCAGCttattaaacacttaaaaaactGATAAGTCTAGGGAATttcttggcagtccagtggttaggactcggtgctctcactgccggggcccgggttgaactaagatcgcacaagccgtgcagcgtggcaaaaaaataaaattaaaaaaatctgataattCTAAATGTTAGCAAGAACATGCAAAAGTGGCAACTCTTATGCACAAATGGCAGGAACATAAATTGCACAACCAATCTGGAAGAAAATTTGGGATCTTCTACCAAACCTGAAGGCGCGCACTCTTCACTACCCAGCCGTTCCCCATCTAGGTTAAGTCCTAGAAAACCCTGCTCTTGGAAACATACACAAGAATGAAAATGCTCACAGGCTCATTGTTTTCAACACcaaagaaactggaaacaaccaaatgtccacTTGTAAAAACACGTGTGACTGAATAGTGGTATATTTACATAACGGAATGAAAGTGAATTTACTGCAGCTCCATGAATCAATATGGACACATCTTACaaacatggcaaaaaaaaagaaaaaaaagaggaatttgcAGAATATAACACCATTTATGTAAAGTGTAAAACCATGTAAAAGTTAATATATTGTCAGGGATGCATACATATGTAATAAATTTCTAGAGAAAAGCTAAGAATGATAGATTCAAaattcagaatagtggttacttcTGGTGGGAGTAGGAAAGAGAATGTAAGGGCACAAAGGGAGCAACATGGGGATTGTGAGGTTTGGCTTCTAAGCTGGGTGTTGAGTACGTGAGTGCACACTGCATTATTCTTTAGTCCTTTTGTATGTAATAAgataatttgtaattaaaaataaaattttttcacaatatatacaaatagagAATCATGTACAGTTAaaactaatatgttatatgtcaattatatctcaatttaatatatatatatacatatacatttttttcagtaaaaggaGGAGATGtggtgggggaagagggagaagagacacAAAAGTACACATCAGGGGAATCATAAATTCATTTCAGTTCAACAACCAAGTTTTACTAAGAACGGATGAATGAAACTCTGCCTGTCCTACAAGGTAGACAATCAATCTGCCAGAAGAAATGCGCTGACTCCTCTGAGCGCAGAGGTGAAGGAACTACTGTAAAAGCAGGAGTTCTAGCCAGATGCCTGATGAGGCCCCCATATGTCAGAGCCTTGGTGGGTGGGCTTTTGATCCCAGCTAAAGGGTCTGAGCTTTCCTCCTCTTCACCccacctgctccctcccctcttctgtcCCCTCTTCAGACTCATTTCTAGGTGTGAGTCTTTAATGACAGGCATGCAGTGAAAACAAATACAGGACAGTATCTGTCCTGTAGACGTGCTGAGGGCATCTTCCACGCAGCTTTCGGAAGTGAACGACTCACTGGGAGACGCCGGCAAGAGTGTGAGTGTGAAAAACGCTGTACCTGTTGTTCTCTCCTGACACCTGTCCAGGGCTTCCCCAGGCAACTGGGAAAACCACCCAGCTGAGGCGCGCAGTCCAGGCTTCCAGCTCCTTACTCAGCCGAGTCACCTCTTCAGGAGGGAAGCACCTAGACACCAGTGTCCGATTCCAGGGGAAGAAGACATGGGCACGATGTGCCAGGCTTCACGTCCAGTCACGCAGGAGGCAATGCGTGGGTGATGTCTTGGTATCACGCTTCCTTCCACCTCCACTTTCTGGCTTCCCCAGGCCTTCTTGGGGGAGTCCCCAGCTCCCTCACAGCCTTCCTGGGGGAGTCCCCAGCTTCCCCAGGCCTTCCTGGGGGAGTCCCCAGCTTCCCCGGGGCCTTCTTGGGAGCCCACGGTTATGGAGGCCACGGACAATCTGATCCCAGGGTCACATACAAAGTGCGGCAAACTTACTCCTCACAACTTAGCACATCTATGGAACCCAAGGTCCTAGGCCCTCTCACTCCATTTCCAGCTTTGCTCCAACTGTCTGCATCCGTGTTGATGTAAGAAGTGTCAGCTGAGGGTCTGCAGATCTGAAAGGGACGAAAGAGAATCACATGGCTTGTCACCCTCCTCAAATCCCAGCATCTCTGTTTCCCCCATATGTCCCTGTCTTCGCTACCTTTTAATCTATTTTACTTCTAAGCCCACTGTGATATAACGCCCCTCCCTGGATACGCTTATGGTAGGCAATTCTTTCCTATTATTTTGTACCTGTTTGTGTTACTAAACCAGGGTCCCTCCTGGCATCTTCCCAGCTCTTGGTGGCCATCTCCAACCTGACCTCAGTGAGAGAAACCTAATACTATTAAtactaataatgataatagtgacttatatttattgaggacttgaTAATGCGCTAGGCCCGGCCTGTCACAAGTACTTTACATGTGCCAGGCCACGTTCTGAATTTACTTAGTGTACATACTTATTTAGGTATATACTTATTTAGGTATTTAGGTACGTAGTTAGCTATATATATAGTTAGGTATATAGCCTGCATTCTGAactacaggcagacctcagaaaTACTGCAGGTTCAGTTCGAGACCACCacgataaagcaaatattgcaataaaatgagtcacacaaattttttggcttcccagtgcatataaaagttatgttcaccCTTttttgtagtctattaagtgtgtaatagcattatgtttttaaaaacaatgtacgTGCCttcacagagaactatattcaatatcctatgataaaccataatggaaaaggatatgaaaaaagaatgtggatatatatatctatatatatctatgtctgagtcactttgctgtacaacagaaattgacacaaccttgtaaatcaactacacttcaataaaaaattgatagaaaatacaatgtacatgccttaatttaaaaatgttattctaaaaaaaaaaatgctaatcatcatctgacaacgcagggttgccacaaacctatttgtaaaagaaaaaagcgCAGCATCTGCTAAGTGCTCTAAACCGAAGCCTGTACTAGGCCACACTGGGTGTCTCCTAAAAGCCCAAGTAGAGCAGGCGCTGCGGCTGaagccccttccccttctcccttcccggTAACTTACACCGCGTGACAGCCTCCTTGACTTGGCGAAAGCCACCGTCGGGACCCCAGCCGTTCACGAAGTACATGAATCGGAGCTCGGCGGGGTAGGCGGCTCGGCTGAGGCCTGACATCAGGGGGATGGTGCGGCCCTCCGCCCCGGGGGCCTCGCTCAGCGCCTGCAGCATCTGGTACCTGCACCACGGGTCCCGGAGGAAGCCCGGTGTGATGAACAGCACGCGACAGTGGCTGTTGCTCAGCGCCTGGCACAGCTCGGACACTATGGCGCCGCCGGGGGCTGCGTCGCGAAGCTGCAAGAAGCAGCGCAGGCCGGCAGCGCTGCCCTCCAGGTAGGAGACCAGCTCCTGGGCGGCCGCCAGGTCCTCCTCGCTGTGGCACACGCACACATCATAGTCCTTGCTCCAGCGGCCGccgctgctgctactgctgccgTGGGCGCCCAAGTGTGTCGGTGGCGGGGTGGGAGACACCTCTGAGCTGGGGCCCAGGGATGGGGGCCTGTCCGAGGAGCTCGGCTGTGAACCGTCACTGCGGGTGTTTTCTGGGGAGACGGGCGTCTTTGTGGGCTTTCTCGACAGGGACTGCCTGAACCAGTCTGCGGGGAAGAAGCACTGCTCAGGCCTGGAGTTTTCAGCAGGGGTCTCCTGGCGACCCCGCAGAGAGGAGCCACGGCGGGGAGGAGGTCAGCCCATCTCCCCTGTCCACCTTCTTCTCACAACTGCTGCTCTGCTACTGTGTACATCCCTCAGGACTTGCCCCAAAGTCTCCCTTATCTTTAAAGGTTTCGGGAACACATAAAAACTCTGGCAGCTTTATAAGTCGGCAGGGATGTAATGCGGCCTGTCTTACCATACCGCATATTCTGAAGGTGccaagagaatagatcttaaaagttctcatcccaagaagaaaataaatctgtaactatgtatggtgatggatgctaactaGACTTGTAAAGATTACTTCCCAATGTATACGCATGTTGCGTCAttacgctgtacacctgaaaccgatagaatgttgtatgtcaattatacctcaatcgTGTTTTGTAAAGCTTTTGGTATAACAACAATATGaggggggagaaaaggaagaaaggaaaggagggagggagggagggaggaaggaaggaagaaagaaaagaactctgGCTGTTTCACAAGCCTGATTGGGAAAGATGGCTTTGCTCCACGCCCTTCGACTGCTGGTACCCCCCTAGCCTACCCTAACCAGAACTTCCCACAAGCTGACTAGTCAACCATCCGTGAGTCAGGAAGTAGAGCTACGTTAAGCTGGTAAAGATCAATTAGGCCCCAAACCCACTTTCAGCATTGAGGGGAGGTGGGTTTAGATTAAGGGGCTACCCACTATGGGAGGGAGAGAGCCAGGGATTGTCATCTGTTTGGCCCTGAGAAATCCTAGCTTGTTGCTAAATGGGCAAAATGGAAATGTGCAAGAGGACCACTCACTGCCCAGGGTACCTGAAGACCTTAGAGCTGAGTGATCCGGGGCCACACTTTGGAGTGGGGCACACAGATTCGATTGTGGACCTGCTACTTGCTTTCTATACGACCATAAGCAAGTCAGTCTATGTCTccacttcctcttctgtaaaatgggttcatTTTAGTTGTTGAAGATCAGCAGAGATAATGCAGTGTCTGGCATATTGTGAGCACTCCAAATGGTTTCAGCTCAGCTTCCCCAGTTTTGACCGGGACAGAGTGTGGTGTCCTGGaggttgatttgtttttttttctctctgcttggcTCCTACCTCTGAATGGTTCAGGGCGATTTAGTTAAAAAGAGACACCCTGTTAAGCACTCAGCACAGTGGTTTCCAGGCTGGGAAGACTAGCTGAGCACACTTGGgaaacctgtgagccacaaggaCTGAAGCCTCCCTGATGCACGCCCCCTCACTCCCCACAGAGCCTGTGGGCACTGAGGTCAAACCAGGAccccccccacgcccaccccatcagcctccctgtgtctctccagGGCCTGTGTTTGGGGACCAGGCAGCCTCCTGGAATTAGGAGTCTGTGTCCACTCACCAGCCATTTTGCCCAGAGGCTTCTTGGACCTGGAACGAGGAGCTGGCACGGAGGTTGATGATGCCATAGTGGTGGGCTCCAAACTAACCCCATGAGATCAGGCATTGGTAaagtgggagaagggaggggacccAGTCTTGACCTCATCCAACATCCATCCTACAAGAGACGGAGAGAAAGGATCACAAAAGCTGTACTTAACCTTACTCCCAGTCCCAGTGGGTGGGCTCtggcatttctttctctcttggtgCCTGACAGAGGCTCAGTCTCTAAATCGGTCCCTCATCCCTTAGGGGATTAGGGACAGACACCACTGGGATCAGGGCTGGTTGCTAGCTGGACCCCGATCTGTGCAGCCGTCAGACTTACAGAGTATGAGCTCAGCATGACCAGCAGAGTGACTGTTCTCTGCGCCACCTGGCCGGGGTTGCATTCGGGATCTGGGGAAGGGCGGCTGGCAGGTAGCTCGCTGTAAGAACTTCCTGTGTAAATGCTGAAATCAGAGAAGGAGGTCTGTTACTATTTGGACAAATAATTATGTATCAAGGTAGACAGATGTTGAGCAGTAGAGAGAGAGCACGTGTAAGAAACCTTGGGGGAGTTTTCCTCCAGGTCTGCCTTCCCCTGAAtaactccctccctccatccacccacccatcctccctccactccctccctcccttcctctctccctccctccctcagctgtACATAGTGGTAAAGGACGCAGACTCTGCAGGCAGAGGTCCTAGATCTCATCTCTTATGAACTGTGGCCTCTGGTAAACTACTTTACTCTTGCTAAActttagcttttttgtttttttttaattttttatttatttatttttggctgcattgggtgctCGTTGCTTGCtgcatgcaagctttctctagttgtggtgagcgggggctactctttgttgcagtgcatgggcttctcttcgcggtggcttctcttgttgccgagcacgggctctacggtgcgtgggcttcagtagttgtagcacgcgggctcagtagttgtggctcgtgggctctagagtgcaggctcagtagttgtggcacacgggcttagttgctccgcggcatgtgggatcttcctggaccagggctcgaactcgtgtcccctgcattggcaggcggattcttaaccactgcgccccagggAAACCCTAAACTTTAGcttttccatctgtgaaatggaaataatactacAGCCTGCTCAGCATTACTGTGAAGATTACATGAGATGATTTATGTAAAATGCATGGCTCAGAAAATAGTGTGGGTtagtatgtatttaaaataatctagaTATTGGAGGGATCGATTCTATGTTATTCCAAATTCGGGaaggtttttggtttggttttctttttttggtggtcGGGGGAGAGAAGGGATTGTCAAACGGCAtctaaatttatatggaaatgcaaaggaccatTAGACGGGCAACTCGCCATGGCCATGTTCTCTTCCCACCACGATGACCTGATGTCCCTGATGGTGGAGGCTCTTTCTGCCTAGGTTTCTGGGAGGACATTGTGTGGAGCAGAGCCCACCCTGGTCCAAGATGGAGCCACTGTGTTCTAGTGGCTTCTGAAGATGAAGGGCTGGTGGAGAACTTGGTTCTAGAGCAAGGACTGCTTTCTCACTATTTGATGGATCTACAGAGGTCAAAACAACCCCCTCCCACATCCGGGAACTCGCAGAGAAAATGGCTTGTCTGAATAGACGCGCTGAGATAAgagttttcaaaatttaaagaatGTCCTTCAATGTTGGACAAAAATGCTTCATTCTGCTAAATGCTGAACACCCTTATGCCAAGCTGATGAAGAGAAGACAAGAGATACTGATGATTCATGAAAATATATCAAAGTTCAGAAAAAAGGAGAACTTCAGCTGCAGCAGTAGCGGGCGCAGGGGTGCGGGAGCAGAAGCAGG carries:
- the TIRAP gene encoding toll/interleukin-1 receptor domain-containing adapter protein, with the protein product MASSTSVPAPRSRSKKPLGKMADWFRQSLSRKPTKTPVSPENTRSDGSQPSSSDRPPSLGPSSEVSPTPPPTHLGAHGSSSSSGGRWSKDYDVCVCHSEEDLAAAQELVSYLEGSAAGLRCFLQLRDAAPGGAIVSELCQALSNSHCRVLFITPGFLRDPWCRYQMLQALSEAPGAEGRTIPLMSGLSRAAYPAELRFMYFVNGWGPDGGFRQVKEAVTRYLQTLS